One genomic region from Corvus hawaiiensis isolate bCorHaw1 chromosome 21, bCorHaw1.pri.cur, whole genome shotgun sequence encodes:
- the PRRC2B gene encoding protein PRRC2B isoform X3, with the protein MSDRLGQITKGKDGKSKYSTLSLFDKYKGKSIEAIRTTVIPRHGLQSLGKVAAARRMPPPANLPSLKSENKGNDPNIIIVPKDGTGWANKQDQPDQKSSSATAAQLQESLPQQGLQKSVSNLQKPTQSISQESTNSVPGGPKSWAQLNGKPAGQEGGSRASSRLLSFSPEEFPTLKAAGEQDKVGKEKGALDPSYGPGPSLRPQNVTSWREGGGRNITSATSLTASPAELGSKTSSTGDGAPSSASASDPKEPSLRPAQPVRKGASQFMGNVYQPPTYHDMLPAFMCPQQPSETPASLDRGSFPVPQLRLEPRVPFRQFQMNDQDGKENRLSLSRPARPVRQQMERVPRPTIINAENLKGLDELDNDADDGWAGIHDEVDYSEKLKFSEDEEEEETLKDGRQKWNSWDPRRQRQLSLSSADSADVKHTLEEGKNWNDSVGLSRPLRKVQDSQQPPRKLNGWSSASEYQPALGSVLRQQSLEDKEEKVPVRQKFVHSEISEAVERARRRREEEERRAREERLAACAAKLKQLDQKCKLAQKSGETQKHTGNEDVRPPSTEKNTAQENGHAFRKATPEFHTQDTSVGYLEEETPAPAAAAQSSSEEELREAPSPAQEFNKYQKSLPPRFQRQQQQQQQQQEQLYKMQHWQQQVYPPPSHSHPQRTFYPPHPQMLGFDPRWMMMPSYMDPRMAQSRTPVDFYPSALHPSGIMKPMIQQDSIGGSSCRSEDQNCQAGQAERKTAPLDPVPVWGQDSYTSLQSKGYSLSHQKQADSMSMEGLHARNESYSASGRPESLSTQRDLFEERGEEYLNAFDKKAQADFDSCLSSQRIGQDLLFQHQESVQEACTAGSRHANLRCSPLEPDFIQAEKKPEYNGWDISHHQKPAETAAEAAEEVPRDEQSFSADPWKKEGASTKQATEETAEWAPESRNTSGQHQEQMGRTRRSGPIKKPVLKALKVEEKEKEMEKVKLEGEDSSRPLKEKAAVQKAENESDDSAALLNSTRYLLDDKGSSQTSLAREAEKSQEEEEEEEEEEKPERTWEKKLSRETSDLPPTKRNNWIFIDEEQAFGGRGQGRGRGRGFREFTFRGRGTVVSSRGVYNNQRSSRGRGLREFNQPEDFPRGKPRRRIASETHSEGSEYEELPKRRRQRGSENSNEGSVLDREDSDLKKGDFKESWRSNKIYSDDHNSLDPKMRAPRAFGRSLPPRLSNSGYGRRGFLGKEPSQWQGRSGGGGWQEYSHTAPSDAFGSRQQSDRDYIQDSYKHTDSFSSRVFDESHLDDKRHFFQEDYSADQENIENRPFRRRRPPRQDKPPRFRRLRQERESVGQWNPEEGGPNLLPSQWPGRPKLSPAEKSSVSGRRSPELSYQNSSDHANEEWETASESSDFSERRERRDGVPESESQLEGGLGTGSLGEKRELAKRSFSSQRPLVDRQSRKAEPAGFAEQSVRTGVGAASRYESQQNGTLIKSKRSPEEGGGLGNTSGGSSHSIYSLDRASHVNSESAEGPGKKPEKEHKSTAQRASEKGEALSQFELSYGSTIIDNRVSNTAEENEVGSMAGEGFIEVLTKKQRRLLEEERRKKEQAAQAPAKARVLQSRIPPRFAKKQNSLCLEQSDVTVSGNSLGTEIWESNSPALSVQSPGSDSWSKPVNTFNGTESSTTEQGFKGSQGDSGIDLSAESRESSATSSQRSSPYGTLKPEEMNGAGLVDPKPDCQKEQVQKQTDKKDSDQGSGQNKEHKPGPIGNERSLKNRKGSEGTERLEGNIPPVNGVEIHVDSVLPVPPIEFGVNPKDSDFSLPPGSASGTAANPVTKLQDALASNAGLTQSIPILRRDHHLQRCIGLNPMSFPTADLTLKMESARKAWENSPSLPEQSSPGGAGSGIQPPSSVGASNGVSYSSFGGVSMPPMPVASVAPSASIPGNHIPPLYLDGHVFASQPRLVPQTIPQQQSYQQAAAAQQIPISLHTSLQAQAQLGLRGGLPVSQSQEMYSSIQPFRSQVYMHPSLSQPSTMVLTGGTALKPPYSAFPGMQPLEVVKTQSGSPYQPMNGSQALVYEGQINQAGMGASQMMDSQLTQLTMPVPGSQLPLPRYGSGQQPLLLPQSIQLPQGQNLPVGAPRRILPPGSQPSVLAASRESSQMEMKGFHFSDGKQSMSSGGSVPSSHTYRIYSMNVVDSSISRPSSASPSGKPSGPAVSMGSVQGHYVQQAKQRVDDNKANLGAVKLQETASTNQMKPVRTGAIKPQAVKVEESKA; encoded by the exons GTTCAAGGGCCTCAAGCCGACTGTTATCCTTCTCTCCCGAGGAATTTCCGACGCTGAAAGCAGCTGGCGAGCAGGACAAGGTTGGCAAAGAAAAGGGCGCCTTAGATCCGTCGTATGGGCCAGGACCAAGCCTCCGCCCCCAAA ATGTCACCAGTTGGAGGGAGGGCGGTGGGAGGAACATCACCTCTGCCACATCTCTGACCGCCTCccctgctgagctgggcagcAAGACCTCCAGCACTGGAGACGGGGCCCCCTCCTCAGCGAGCGCCAGCGATCCCAAGGAGCCGTCTCtccgcccagctcagcctgtCCGCAAAGGGGCTTCGCAGTTCATGGGAAACGTCTACCAGCCACCCACATACCATGACATGCTACCTGCTTTT ATGTGTCCACAACAGCCATCCGAGACCCCTGCATCGCTGGACCGAGGGTCTTTCCCCGTTCCTCAGCTTCGGCTTGAGCCCCGGGTACCTTTCAGACAATTCCAAATGAATGACCAGGATGG aaaagagAACAGGCTCAGCCTGTCTCGCCCAGCCCGACCAGTTCGGCAGCAGATGGAGCGAGTGCCTCGTCCCACCATCATCAACGCAGAGAACCTGAAGGGGCTGGATGAGCTGGACAATGATGCAGATGATGGATGGGCAG GCATTCATGATGAAGTGGATTATTCTGAGAAACTAAAGTTTAGTGAagatgaagaagaggaagaaactcTTAAAGATGGACGACAGAAGTG GAACAGCTGGGATCCCAGAAGGCAGCGACAGTTgtccctgagctctgcagacAGTGCAGATGTCAAGCACAccttggaagaaggaaaaaattggaATGATTCAGTTGGTTTGTCCCGGCCACTCCGGAAAGTGCAGGATTCACAGCAGCCTCCAAGGAAGCTgaatggctggagctctgcctcAGAGTACCAG cCTGCACTGGGAAGTGTTCTCAGGCAGCAGTCCCTCGAggataaagaagaaaaggtgCCTGTGAGACAGAAGTTTGTGCACTCTGAGATCTCTGAGGCTGTCGAGAGAGCCAGGAGGCgacgggaggaggaggagcggcgCGCCAGGGAGGAGCGcctggcagcctgtgctgcaaAGCTCAAGCAACTTGATCAGAAATGCAAACTGGCTCAGAAGAGTGGGgagacacagaaacacacagggaATGAAGATGTGCGACCTCCCAGCACCGAGAAAAACACTGCACAAGAGAATGGCCATGCTTTCCGTAAAG caaCCCCTGAGTTTCACACGCAGGATACCTCTGTTGGCTATCTGGAAGAGGAgactcctgctccagcagcagcagcccaaagCAGCAGTGAGGAGGAGCTCAGAGAAGCTCCCTCGCCAGCACAAGAATTCAACAAATACCAGAAGTCTCTTCCCCCACGattccagaggcagcagcaacagcagcaacagcagcag gagcagctgtacaagatgcagcactggcagcagcaggtctATCCTCCCCCGTCCCACTCCCATCCCCAGCGGACGTTCTACCCGCCGCACCCACAGATGCTCGGCTTTGATCCCCGCTGGATGATGATGCCGTCCTACATGGACCCTCGCATGGCCCAGAGCCGCACCCCCGTGGATTTCTACCCTTCAGCCCTTCACCCTTCAG GAATTATGAAGCCCATGATTCAGCAGGACTCCATTGGTGGGAGCAGCTGTCGGTCTGAAGATCAGAACTGTcaagcagggcaggcagagaggaaaactgCTCCCTTGGATCCTGTGCCAGTGTGGGGCCAGGACAGCTACACGTCTCTGCAGAGCAAAGGATACTCCCTGTCACATCAAAAACAGGCTGACAGCATGAGCATGGAGGGGCTGCATGCCAG GAATGAAAGTTACTCTGCTTCTGGAAGACCGGAGAGTCTGAGCACTCAGCGAGATCTCTttgaggagagaggggaggagtATTTGAATGCTTTTGACAAGAAGGCCCAAGCAGACTTTGACAGCTGCCTGTCTTCTCAGAGGATAGGCCAGGATCTCCTGTTTCAGCATCAGGAGAGCGTGCAGGAAGCCTGTACTGCTGGCAGCCGCCATGCGAACCTGAGGTGTTCGCCCCTCGAGCCTGATTTTATCCAAGCAGAGAAGAAGCCTGAATATAATGGTTGGGATATCAGCCACCATCAGAAACCTGCGGAGAcggcagcagaagctgctgaagaAGTGCCCCGGGATGAGCAGTCGTTCAGTGCTGACCCATGGAAGAAAGAAGGAGCCAGTACCAAACAGGCCACTGAAGAGACAGCAGAGTGGGCTCCTGAGAGCCGCAACACCAgcgggcagcaccaggagcaaaTGGGGAGGACACGGCGGTCGGGCCCCATTAAAAAACCAGTCCTGAAAGCCCTCAAggtggaagagaaggagaaggagatggagaaggTTAAACTGGAGGGAGAGGACAGCTCACgcccactgaaggagaaggcagCTGTTCAGAAGGCAGAAAATGAGTCAGATGACTCTGCTGCCTTGCTGAACTCCACACGTTACCTGCTGGATGACAAAGGTTCTTCCCAAACCAGTCTTGCACGAGAGGCTGAGAAATcccaagaagaagaagaggaggaggaggaggaagagaagccAGAAAGAACCTGGGAGAAAAAACTATCCAGAGAGACCAGTGATCTCCCTCCCACTAAAAGAAACAACTGGATCTTCATTGATGAGGAGCAAGCTTTTGGTGGGAGAGGTCAAGGGCGTGGGCGAGGGAGAGGCTTCAGAGAGTTCACTTTCAGAGGCCGAGGCACAGTTGTGAGCAGCAGGGGTGTCTACAACAACCAGAGGAGCAGCCGGGGCCGAGGGCTCCGGGAGTTCAACCAGCCAGAGGACTTCCCCAGAGGCAAACCAAGGCGCCGGATTGCCAGTGAGACGCACAGTGAAGGGTCAGAGTATGAGGAGCTCCCCAAACGTCGCCGGCAGAGGGGCTCAGAAAATAGCAATGAAGGCTCTGTGCTGGACAGGGAGGACAGTGATTTGAAAAAGGGAGACTTCAAAGAGTCTTGGAGGTCCAACAAAATCTATTCAGATGATCACAATAGCCTGGATCCTAAGATGAGGGCTCCAAGAGCCTTTGGGAGATCGCTGCCACCGAGACTGAGCAACTCTGGCTATGGGCGAAGGGGGTTCCTGGGTAAGGAGCCCAGCCAGTGGCAAGGCAGGAGTGGGGGAGGAGGGTGGCAGGAGTACAGCCACACAGCTCCATCAGACGCTTTCGGGAGCAGGCAGCAGTCTGACAGGGACTACATTCAGGACTCTTACAAACACACGGATTCTTTCTCCAGCCGGGTTTTTGATGAGAGTCATCTGGATGACAAAAGGCACTTTTTCCAGGAGGATTACTCAGCGGATCAGGAGAACATAGAGAACAGGCCCTTCAGGAGGCGGCGTCCCCCCCGCCAGGACAAGCCCCCACGGTTCAGGCGCCTCAGGCAAGAGAGGGAATCGGTTGGGCAGTGGAACCCCGAGGAGGGAGGCCCCAACCTGCTGCCCAGCCAGTGGCCAGGGAGACCCAAgctgagccctgcagagaaGAGCAGTGTCTCGGGCAGACGCTCTCCTGAGCTGTCCTACCAAAACTCTTCGGACCATGCCAATGAGGAGTGGGAGACAGCGTCTGAGAGCAGTGACTTCAGTGAGCGGCGAGAGAGAAGAGATGGAGTTCCAGAGAGTGAGAGCCAGCTGGAAGGTGGCCTTGGCACCGGAAGCTTGGGAGAGAAGAGGGAACTGGCAAAGAGGAGCTTCTCAAGCCAGAGGCCGCTGGTGGACAGGCAGAGCCGCAAGGCTGAGCCAGCAGGGTTTGCAGAGCAGTCCGTCAGGACTGGGGTGGGAGCAGCTTCCAGATACGAGAGCCAGCAGAACGGAACCCTGATAAAGAGCAAAAG GTCtccagaagaaggaggaggccTTGGCAACACCAGTGGTGGGAGCAGCCATTCCATTTACAGCTTGGATAGGGCCTCCCATGTGAACTCAGAGAGTGCTGAGGGGCCGGGTAAAAAGCCAGAGAAGGAGCACAAATCCACTGCGCAAAGAGCAAGTGAGAAGGGAGAGGCCTTGTCACAGTTTGAACTGAGTTATGGAA GTACCATCATTGATAATCGGGTGTCGAACACAGCAGAAGAGAATGAAGTTGGTTCCATGGCAGGGGAAGGCTTCATTGAGGTTCTTACTAAAAAGCAGCGTCGTTTGCTGGAAGAGGAGCGAAGGAAgaaggaacaggctgctcag GCACCAGCCAAGGCCCGCGTCCTTCAGTCGCGCATTCCACCTCGATTTGCTAAGAAACAGAACAGcctgtgcttggagcagagtgATGTAACAGTGTCTGGAAACAGCCTGGGCACAGAGATCTGGGAGAGCAACAGCCCAG CACTTTCTGTTCAATCTCCTGGCAGTGATTCCTGGAGCAAGCCTGTAAATACCTTTAACGGTACCGAGTCTAGCACCACTGAG CAGGGATTTAAAGGCAGCCAGGGGGATAGTGGCATTGACTTGAGCGCGGAGTCTCGGGAATCCTCCGCGACCTCCTCCCAGCGCAGTTCTCCATATGGCACCCTCAAACCAGAGGAGATGAATGGGGCTGGCCTGGTGGACCCAAAGCCTGACTGCCAGAAGGAGCAAGTGCAGAAGCAAACTGATAAAAAG GATTCAGATCAAGGCTCAGGACAGAACAAGGAACACAAGCCTGGACCAATCGGCAACGAACGCtccctgaaaaacagaaagggtTCGGAGGGAACGGAACGGCTGGAAGGGAATATTCCCCCTGTTAATGGGGTGGAAATTCACGTGGATTCTGTACTTCCTGTGCCACCCATTGAATTTGGAGTAAATCCTAAA GACTCTGACTTCAGCTTGCCACCTGGTTCTGCCTCTGGCACTGCAGCTAACCCTGTCACCAAATTGCAGGATGCCTTGGCCAGTAAT GCAGGGTTAACACAGTCCATTCCCATCCTGCGAAGGGATCATCACCTCCAGCGCTGCATCGGCCTGAACCCCATGTCCTTCCCCACTGCAGACCTTACTCTTAAG ATGGAGTCTGCTCGTAAAGCTTGGGAAAACTCTCCGAGTTTACCAGAACAGAGCTCCCCAGGAGGTGCAGGCTCAGGCATCCAGCCTCCTTCCAGTGTTGGAGCTTCCAACGGTGTCAGCTACAGCTCTTTTGGTGGAGTTTCTATGCCTCCTATGCCTGTGGCATCTGTAGCACCTTCTGCATCTATTCCAG GTAACCATATTCCACCCCTGTATCTGGATGGCCACGTGTTTGCAAGTCAGCCGCGCCTGGTCCCTCAGACGATACCTCAGCAGCAAAGCTACCAACAG gctgctgctgctcaacAGATTCCCATTTCCCTCCACACATCCTTACAGGCCCAAGCTCAGCTTGGGCTGAGGGGTGGTCTGCCTGTTTCCCAGTCCCAGGAGATGTACAGCTCCATACAGCCCTTCAG GTCTCAGGTGTATATGCACCCCAGtctgtcccagcccagcaccatgGTCCTGACAGGAGGCACTGCTCTGAAGCCTCCGTATTCCGCCTTCCCAGGCATGCAGCCCTTGGAGGTGGTGAAAACCCAGTCTGGGTCCCCCTATCAGCCCATGAACGGAAGCCAGGCACTGGTTTATGAGGGGCAGATAAACCAGGCTGGTATGGGAGCCTCCCAGATGATGGACTCTCAGCTCACACAG CTGACAATGCCTGtgcctggctcccagctgcctctgccccgCTACGGCTCTGGCCAGCAGCCCCTGCTTCTGCCACAGTCCATCCAGCTTCCTCAGGGGCAAAACCTGCCTGTAGGAGCTCCCCGAAGAATCCTCCCTCCTGGATCCCAACCTTCTGTTcttgctgccagcagggag TCCTCCCAGATGGAAATGAAAGGGTTTCATTTCTCCGATGGTAAACAGAGCATGTCCTCCGGAGGGTCTGTGCCATCCTCACACACGTACAG AATTTACTCCATGAATGTTGTCGACTCTTCGATTTCCAGGCCtagctctgccagccccagcgGGAAGCCGTCGGGACCAGCAGTGAGCATGGGCTCTGTGCAAGGACACTATGTACAACAG GCAAAGCAGCGGGTGGATGATAACAAAGCCAATCTGGGAGCAGTGAAGCTGCAAGAAACAGCCTCCACAAACCAGATGAAGCCAGTGCGCACAGGAGCGATCAAACCTCAGGCAGTCAAAGTGGAGGAGAGCAAGGCCTAG